The following proteins are co-located in the Apium graveolens cultivar Ventura chromosome 5, ASM990537v1, whole genome shotgun sequence genome:
- the LOC141659050 gene encoding glucose-6-phosphate 1-dehydrogenase, chloroplastic-like gives MATLSSATNCRSSYSSSSSSLFQRIHHQPQQAIVSLPSPKPLFPKLSFHSNQPSFSITPAPPPAASQDGAISTTVTPIENETPLKKVKNANLSVAPPQESKGITPFDINKDNSSVTITVVGASGDLAKKKIFPALFALYYEDCLPEHFTIFGYARSKMTDAELRDMVSKTLTCRIDKRANCGEKMEQFLKRCFYHSGQYDSEANFAELDKKLKEHEAGTIANRLFYLSIPPNIFINAVKSASLSASSANGWTRVIVEKPFGRDSESSAALTTALKQYLEEDQIFRIDHYLGKELVENLSVLRFSNLIFEPLWSRQFIRNVQLIFSEDFGTEGRGGYFDNYGIVRDIMQNHLLQILALFAMETPVSLDAEDIRNEKVKVLRSMRPIQLDDVVIGQYKSHTRGGVNYPAYTDDKTVPHNSLTPTFAAAALFIDNARWDGVPFLMKAGKALHDRRTEIRVQFRHVPGNLYKRNFGTDLDHETNELVIRVQPDEAIYLKINNKVPGLGMRLDRSNLNLLYSTRYSGEIPDAYERLLLDAIEGERRLFIRSDELDAAWSLFTPVLKDLEDKKTVPEYYPYGSRGPVGAHYLAAKYKVRWGDFAGDQ, from the exons ATGGCGACCCTTTCTTCAGCTACCAATTGTCGCTCCTCctattcttcttcttcatcttctcTCTTTCAAAGGATTCATCATCAACCCCAACAAGCCATCGTTTCGTTGCCTTCTCCTAAACCACTATTCCCCAAGCTCTCTTTCCATTCCAATCAACCTTCTTTTTCCATCACTCCTGCTCCTCCTCCTGCTGCATCCCAAGATG GTGCAATATCTACAACGGTGACTCCTATTGAAAATGAAACTCCTCTCAAGAAAGTCAAGAATGCAAATTTATCAGTTGCACCCCCTCAGGAGTCCAAAGGCATTACTCCTTTTGATATCAACAAAGATAATTCCTCTGTCACTATCACTGTTGTTGGGGCTTCTGGGGACCTGGCCAAGAAGAAGATATTTCCTGCACTTTTTGCACTTTATTACGAGGACTGCCTACCTGAG CACTTCACAATTTTTGGGTATGCCCGAAGTAAGATGACTGATGCTGAGCTTAGGGACATGGTTAGCAAGACCCTCACTTGCAGGATTGATAAGAG GGCAAACTGTGGAGAAAAGATGGAACAATTTTTAAAACGATGCTTTTATCATTCTGGTCAATATGATTCTGAAGCCAATTTTGCTGAACTTGACAAGAAACTGAAGGAACATGAG GCTGGAACAATTGCCAATCGTCTTTTCTATCTATCAATTCCaccaaacatttttataaatgcTGTTAAATCTGCAAGCTTATCAGCATCGTCTGCAAATGGCTGGACAAGGGTCATCGTAGAGAAACCGTTTGGTCGGGATTCTGAATCCTCAGCTGCACTGACAACAGCTCTCAAACAGTATCTGGAGGAAGATCAAATATTCAG GATAGATCACTATCTTGGAAAAGAGCTAGTGGAGAATCTTTCCGTTCTTCGATTCTCCAACCTCATTTTTGAACCTTTATGGTCTAGACAGTTTATTAGAAATGTGCAGCTGATATTTTCCGAAGATTTTGGAACCGAAGGCAGGGGAGg GTACTTTGATAACTATGGAATAGTCAGAGATATAATGCAAAACCATCTGCTACAAATTTTGGCACTCTTTGCCATGGAAACACCTGTCAGTTTGGATGCAGAAGATATAAGGAATGAAAAA GTCAAAGTTCTCCGTTCAATGAGGCCCATTCAACTTGATGATGTGGTTATAGGGCAGTATAAGAGCCACACAAGGGGAGGTGTCAATTACCCTGCATACACCGACGACAAGACTGTCCCCCATAATAGTCTAACACCAACATTTGCTGCAGCCGCCCTTTTCATAGATAATGCAAGATGGGATGGTGTGCCTTTTTTAATGAAAGCTGGAAAAGCCCTCCATGATAGGAG GACTGAGATAAGAGTACAGTTTAGACATGTACCTGGTAATCTATACAAACGGAACTTTGGAACAGATCTTGACCATGAGACCAATGAGCTTGTTATTCGTGTACAACCTGATGAAGCCATATATCTGAAGATTAATAATAAGGTGCCAGGTTTAGGGATGAGACTGGATCGCAGCAATCTGAATCTCTTATATTCGACAAG GTACTCAGGCGAGATCCCTGATGCATATGAGAGGCTTCTTCTTGATGCCATTGAAGGTGAAAGGAGACTATTTATCCGCAGTGACGAACTGGATGCTGCTTGGTCGCTCTTTACACCCGTGTTGAAAGATCTAGAAGACAAGAAAACTGTTCCCGAATACTACCCTTATGGGAGTCGAGGACCTGTCGGTGCTCACTATCTCGCAGCCAAATACAAAGTTAGGTGGGGAGATTTTGCAGGAGATCAATGA